A window of the Persephonella hydrogeniphila genome harbors these coding sequences:
- a CDS encoding 2,3,4,5-tetrahydropyridine-2,6-dicarboxylate N-succinyltransferase, with protein MEELKQLITEVWENRELLKEKKYRDAVRETVDLLDKGKIRVAEKQDGDWVVNEWVKQAILLFFPIQDMEVIEVGPFEYYDKIPLKKNWKEAGVRVVPPATARYGSFIEKGAILMPSYVNIGAYVGSGTLVDTWATVGSCAQIGKNVHLSGGVGIGGVLEPPSAKPVIIEDNCFIGSRCIIVEGAVIEEEAVLGAGVVITGSTRIIDVSGDEPVEYRGRVPARSVVIPGVMNKKFPAGEYGVPVALIIGKRKESTDKKVSLNEALREFNVEG; from the coding sequence ATGGAAGAATTAAAACAGCTAATTACAGAAGTATGGGAGAACAGAGAACTCCTGAAAGAAAAGAAATACAGAGATGCGGTCAGGGAAACTGTAGATCTCCTTGATAAAGGAAAGATAAGAGTTGCTGAAAAACAAGACGGAGACTGGGTTGTAAATGAATGGGTAAAACAGGCAATCCTGCTGTTTTTCCCTATACAAGATATGGAGGTCATAGAAGTTGGTCCATTTGAGTACTACGACAAGATACCTCTGAAAAAAAACTGGAAAGAAGCAGGGGTTAGGGTTGTACCTCCAGCAACGGCAAGATACGGATCATTTATAGAAAAAGGTGCTATCCTTATGCCTTCCTATGTAAACATTGGGGCATATGTTGGTAGCGGTACCCTTGTCGATACATGGGCAACTGTTGGCTCCTGTGCACAGATAGGAAAAAATGTACACCTTTCTGGAGGCGTCGGCATAGGTGGAGTTTTAGAGCCTCCATCGGCAAAACCTGTTATTATTGAAGACAACTGTTTCATAGGATCAAGATGTATTATTGTTGAAGGAGCTGTTATAGAAGAGGAAGCTGTTTTAGGTGCAGGAGTTGTAATAACAGGTTCTACAAGGATAATAGATGTTTCCGGTGATGAACCGGTAGAGTACAGAGGAAGAGTACCTGCCAGAAGTGTAGTTATACCGGGTGTTATGAACAAAAAATTTCCTGCTGGGGAGTACGGCGTACCTGTAGCGTTAATTATAGGAAAAAGAAAAGAGTCTACAGATAAAAAGGTATCTTTAAATGAGGCTCTCAGGGAATTTAATGTAGAGGGTTGA
- a CDS encoding ZIP family metal transporter — MNDLILAGTLVMLLTALGSVVAVLFKRLPEWGLDFSMAFSGGVMLVASFTSLILPSIEIGGAGITISGIISGFLLIYLIEKITPHEDYILKFNKGNVEKEKLKSIFLIVSAIIIHNIPEGMAVGVSMVNDIDKGWATAIAIGVQDIPEGLAVSLPLIVLTGRLWIPVLIGVLSGFSEFVFTILGGFTFTVLSIFLPFGLSLAGGAMIYVTVKEVFPEVYKNKDEGIVTFGFLIGLIVMLYLDTTLG, encoded by the coding sequence ATGAACGACCTCATTCTGGCAGGTACCCTTGTAATGCTTTTAACAGCTTTAGGTTCTGTTGTGGCTGTTCTTTTTAAAAGATTGCCAGAATGGGGTTTAGATTTTTCTATGGCTTTTAGTGGAGGCGTCATGCTTGTTGCCTCCTTTACATCCCTTATATTACCTTCTATAGAGATTGGTGGTGCAGGTATAACAATATCTGGAATAATATCAGGCTTTTTGCTGATATACCTGATAGAAAAAATAACTCCCCACGAGGATTATATCCTCAAGTTTAACAAAGGAAACGTAGAAAAAGAAAAATTAAAAAGTATTTTCTTAATAGTCTCTGCAATTATAATTCATAACATACCTGAAGGTATGGCTGTTGGTGTTTCTATGGTAAATGACATAGACAAAGGGTGGGCTACTGCAATAGCTATAGGCGTACAGGATATACCGGAAGGTCTTGCAGTCTCTCTTCCTCTTATAGTCTTAACAGGAAGATTATGGATACCTGTTCTTATAGGGGTTCTCAGCGGGTTTTCAGAGTTTGTTTTTACTATACTTGGCGGATTTACATTTACAGTTCTCAGTATTTTCCTTCCTTTTGGTTTATCCCTTGCAGGGGGAGCTATGATTTATGTTACTGTTAAAGAGGTGTTCCCTGAAGTTTACAAAAACAAAGATGAAGGTATAGTTACATTTGGGTTCCTTATCGGTCTTATCGTTATGCTTTATCTTGATACAACTTTAGGCTAA
- the amrB gene encoding AmmeMemoRadiSam system protein B has protein sequence MAIQVREPAVSDMFYPADPVELRSMLKRFLDQAILYPYRPEAVASPHAGYIYSGPVAATSYKQFLNLDIKRHYDILLIGPSHYVPFEGISFGYYDYWLTPLGEVKVNKAEIERFVLNNKDLPITLNTVPHMKEHSLEVQVPFLQMVLEDFSIIPVVYGQIHYSAVERVISGIKDNNEDVIVVISTDLSHYYPDNIAREIDINCNMAVENLELSLLDKCEACGKTGLAAMIDFARKKGWKGKVLDYRTSGDTSGDRSAVVGYASYIFYREK, from the coding sequence ATGGCTATTCAGGTAAGAGAGCCAGCTGTCAGTGATATGTTCTATCCTGCAGATCCTGTTGAATTGAGGAGTATGTTAAAAAGATTTTTAGATCAGGCTATTTTATACCCTTACAGACCCGAAGCTGTGGCTTCTCCCCATGCTGGATATATATACTCAGGTCCTGTTGCAGCAACATCTTACAAACAGTTTTTAAATTTAGATATAAAGAGGCATTACGATATTCTTCTTATAGGACCTTCCCATTATGTACCGTTTGAGGGTATATCTTTCGGGTACTATGACTACTGGTTAACACCTTTAGGAGAAGTAAAAGTAAATAAAGCTGAGATAGAGAGATTTGTTTTAAACAACAAAGATCTGCCTATAACCCTAAACACCGTGCCTCATATGAAAGAACACTCACTTGAAGTTCAGGTTCCATTCTTGCAGATGGTTTTAGAAGATTTTTCTATAATTCCTGTTGTTTATGGTCAGATTCATTACAGTGCTGTAGAAAGAGTTATAAGTGGAATAAAGGACAACAACGAAGATGTTATTGTTGTGATAAGCACAGACCTTAGTCATTACTATCCTGACAACATTGCAAGGGAGATAGATATAAACTGTAATATGGCTGTTGAAAATTTAGAACTGTCTTTGCTTGACAAATGTGAAGCGTGCGGAAAAACAGGTCTTGCCGCTATGATTGATTTTGCCAGAAAAAAAGGATGGAAAGGGAAAGTTCTGGATTATAGAACTTCTGGTGATACATCAGGGGATAGATCTGCTGTTGTAGGTTATGCAAGTTATATCTTCTATAGGGAGAAGTAA
- the amrA gene encoding AmmeMemoRadiSam system protein A produces MEDIITDIDQITEEEGKGLVQLARLAIQEYLKTGKEIDLKEIPYENWKKKGASFVTLEVSPTHQLRGCIGSVLPHQPLYKDVIHNAIAAATSDPRFLPVRPEELPDIKVKVSVLSYPKPLSYTNPQDLLDKLQPFKDGVIIRYGNHQATFLPDVWEQLPDKKEFLSHLCLKAGLPADCWLRYPIEVYIYRTRTFSD; encoded by the coding sequence ATGGAGGATATAATCACAGATATTGATCAGATAACAGAAGAAGAAGGAAAAGGGCTTGTTCAGCTTGCAAGGCTTGCTATACAGGAATATTTAAAAACAGGGAAAGAGATAGATCTTAAAGAGATTCCCTATGAAAACTGGAAGAAAAAAGGAGCATCTTTTGTTACCCTTGAGGTTTCCCCAACGCATCAATTGAGAGGATGCATAGGTTCTGTTCTTCCCCACCAGCCTCTTTATAAAGATGTGATACATAATGCCATAGCAGCAGCAACCTCAGACCCGAGATTTCTTCCTGTAAGACCTGAAGAACTCCCAGATATAAAAGTAAAAGTTTCTGTTCTTTCCTACCCAAAACCCCTATCTTATACAAATCCTCAGGATCTACTGGATAAACTACAACCTTTTAAAGATGGAGTGATAATTAGATATGGAAACCATCAGGCAACATTTCTTCCTGATGTGTGGGAGCAACTTCCAGATAAAAAGGAGTTTTTGTCCCATCTGTGTTTGAAAGCGGGTCTTCCTGCAGACTGCTGGTTAAGATATCCAATAGAGGTATATATATACAGGACAAGAACTTTCAGTGATTAG
- a CDS encoding DUF2628 domain-containing protein — MDKWEKYRIFIGDRADYYIEKFKKFEETGSVLSWNWAAFFFGLLWMLYRKMYLYSAIFIILVLFFIGALVYFNLYNNLVMFGIQLWLYVGFGAFGNYIYYTYVESKVSKIEKETEDPEKLKILLARKGGTDKISPVLFFLIIFILQILSYMPK; from the coding sequence ATGGATAAGTGGGAAAAATACAGAATTTTCATAGGAGATAGGGCAGATTACTATATAGAAAAGTTCAAAAAATTTGAAGAAACAGGAAGCGTCCTGAGCTGGAACTGGGCTGCATTCTTTTTTGGACTTTTGTGGATGCTGTACAGAAAGATGTATCTGTATTCCGCTATATTTATTATTTTGGTTCTTTTTTTTATCGGTGCTCTTGTTTATTTCAATCTTTATAATAACCTTGTTATGTTCGGGATTCAACTCTGGCTTTATGTAGGTTTTGGAGCTTTCGGTAATTATATATACTACACATATGTCGAAAGCAAAGTATCAAAAATAGAAAAGGAAACAGAAGATCCAGAAAAACTAAAAATTCTTCTTGCACGGAAAGGAGGTACAGACAAGATAAGCCCTGTTCTATTTTTCCTGATAATTTTCATTTTACAGATACTTTCCTACATGCCAAAATAG
- a CDS encoding EscU/YscU/HrcU family type III secretion system export apparatus switch protein, protein MNDKKAVALRYKRGEDKAPKVVAKGKGFIGEKIIQIAKENGIPVEKDPVLVEALSGIEINQEIPPQLYKAVAKILIFVYRKTKEIENS, encoded by the coding sequence ATGAATGATAAAAAGGCTGTTGCTCTTAGATACAAAAGGGGAGAAGACAAAGCACCTAAAGTAGTGGCAAAGGGAAAAGGCTTTATAGGTGAGAAAATAATTCAGATTGCAAAAGAAAACGGTATTCCTGTAGAGAAAGATCCTGTCCTTGTTGAGGCTTTATCAGGTATAGAGATAAATCAGGAAATCCCTCCGCAGCTTTATAAAGCTGTAGCAAAAATACTGATTTTTGTGTACAGGAAAACGAAAGAAATTGAAAATTCCTAA
- a CDS encoding carbonic anhydrase, which yields MEKKIPFLKGVEKFKKLKFKEYEQKFKELIEKGQHPKALFITCSDSRIHPDEITGADIGDLFIVRNIGNMVPPFKPDNEFHGVAAAIEYAVSVLKVPDIIVCGHSHCGACESLYRELPESDEIIHVKKWLEIDRDVKEIALSTVPETGRKLFELTERLNIIKQLENLLTYPGVKRRVEEGNLRLHGWYYIIERGEIQYYDPETNNFYSIV from the coding sequence ATGGAAAAAAAGATACCCTTTTTAAAAGGTGTAGAGAAATTCAAGAAACTAAAATTTAAGGAGTATGAACAGAAGTTCAAAGAGCTTATTGAAAAAGGCCAGCATCCTAAAGCTCTATTCATAACATGTTCAGACTCCCGTATACACCCAGATGAGATAACAGGGGCAGATATTGGCGACCTGTTTATAGTAAGAAATATAGGGAATATGGTCCCTCCATTTAAACCTGATAATGAGTTTCATGGAGTTGCAGCTGCTATAGAGTATGCGGTCTCTGTTCTCAAAGTTCCAGATATTATCGTCTGTGGACATTCCCACTGTGGTGCATGTGAATCCCTGTACAGGGAGCTTCCTGAAAGTGATGAGATTATACACGTAAAAAAATGGCTTGAGATTGATAGAGATGTAAAAGAGATAGCCCTGTCTACAGTACCTGAAACTGGAAGAAAACTTTTTGAACTTACAGAAAGATTAAATATAATAAAACAGCTTGAGAACCTGCTGACATACCCGGGAGTAAAAAGAAGAGTGGAAGAAGGAAACCTGAGACTCCACGGATGGTACTACATCATAGAGAGGGGAGAAATACAGTACTATGATCCTGAAACAAATAATTTCTACAGTATAGTTTAG